The following are encoded in a window of Castanea sativa cultivar Marrone di Chiusa Pesio chromosome 5, ASM4071231v1 genomic DNA:
- the LOC142635193 gene encoding uncharacterized protein LOC142635193 has translation MLCCSFPTTLKGDAREWFTRLPTSSIDNFEQLSRACLRHFVGGQHLKRPADYLLTIRQGEKETLRLYVKRFTRETLEVDDVDDKVQLTTFKVGLKSREFVVSLAKNLPKTMAEMPLNAQKYMNVEDALAAIADEKQTRKEGRKEDDRRGQKRECPGHQNSDGDKWNDEKVP, from the coding sequence ATGTTGTGTTGTTCCTTCCCTACTACTCTTAAAGGGGATGCAAGGGAATGGTTCACGAGATTACCAACGTCGTCCATCGACAACTTCGAACAGCTGAGCAGGGCCTGTCTGCGCCACTTCGTTGGAGGACAACACCTTAAAAGGCCCGCAGACTACCTACTCACTATTAGGCAAGGGGAGAAAGAGACCTTGCGGTTGTATGTAAAGCGATTTACTCGTGAAACCCTGGAGGTAGACGACGTCGACGACAAGGTACAATTGACGACCTTTAAGGTAGGGCTGAAGTCtagagaatttgtggtttcacTTGCAAAGAATTTACCTAAGACAATGGCAGAGATGCCCCTGAATGCGCAAAAGTATATGAATGTTGAAGATGCATTAGCAGCTATAGCAGACGAAAAACAGACAAGAAAAGAGGGAAGGAAAGAAGACGATCGTAGGGGACAAAAAAGGGAATGTCCAGGTCATCAAAATAGTGATGGAGATAAATGGAATGATGAAAAAGTTCCTTGA